In a genomic window of Aeromicrobium panaciterrae:
- a CDS encoding hemolysin family protein has protein sequence MNPGLAIALTVVLLALNALFVGAEFALISARRTQLEPRVQAGSASARMALRAIESLTLVIAAAQLGITICSLGLGAVGEPAIAHLLEPAFEGLDVPDGLVHPISFVIAMTIVVFLHVVLGEMVPKNLALVGPERAALVLGPFMLAVVAILRPFVVVLNGAADLIIRALRVESKSEVASTFSHDEVAGLVEESRREGLLDAHEYGLVSGALEFSQGTIDQVLLPRDGLVTIKPSATPVDIEKACAETGFSRFPVSDAEGDVTGYLHIKDVLETDEASRLEPIADKWVRPLATVIAGSGLYEALRTMQSRGSHMARVADETGNVLGVIMLEDVLEELVGEIRSSAQG, from the coding sequence ATGAACCCCGGACTCGCGATCGCCCTCACTGTGGTGCTCCTTGCACTCAATGCCTTGTTCGTCGGCGCTGAATTCGCCCTGATCTCGGCCCGACGTACGCAGCTTGAACCACGTGTCCAGGCCGGATCGGCTTCGGCGCGGATGGCTCTGCGAGCCATCGAAAGCCTGACTCTGGTGATCGCGGCAGCCCAGCTTGGCATCACGATCTGCTCACTGGGACTCGGTGCCGTTGGTGAACCCGCGATTGCCCACCTGCTTGAGCCAGCATTCGAGGGTCTCGACGTCCCAGACGGTCTGGTCCACCCGATCTCGTTTGTCATCGCCATGACGATCGTCGTCTTCCTGCACGTCGTCCTCGGCGAGATGGTGCCCAAGAACCTTGCTCTCGTCGGGCCCGAGAGGGCGGCGCTCGTACTCGGACCGTTCATGCTTGCCGTTGTCGCGATCCTTCGGCCGTTCGTTGTGGTTCTCAACGGCGCCGCCGATCTGATCATCCGGGCGCTGCGGGTCGAGTCCAAGAGCGAAGTTGCCTCGACCTTCTCGCATGATGAGGTGGCCGGGCTGGTCGAGGAGTCGCGTCGTGAAGGACTGCTGGACGCCCACGAGTACGGGTTGGTGTCGGGTGCGCTCGAGTTCTCGCAGGGCACGATCGACCAAGTGCTGCTCCCGCGAGACGGTCTCGTCACGATCAAACCGAGCGCCACCCCGGTCGACATCGAGAAGGCATGCGCCGAAACCGGCTTCTCCCGGTTCCCAGTGTCAGACGCCGAGGGCGACGTCACGGGCTACCTCCACATCAAGGACGTCCTCGAGACGGATGAGGCATCACGCCTCGAACCGATCGCCGACAAGTGGGTACGTCCGCTGGCCACCGTCATCGCTGGATCCGGCCTGTACGAGGCGCTCCGAACGATGCAGTCACGTGGTTCCCACATGGCTCGCGTCGCAGATGAAACCGGCAATGTGCTCGGCGTGATCATGCTTGAGGACGTGCTCGAAGAGCTCGTCGGCGAGATCCGCAGCAGCGCGCAAGGCTGA
- a CDS encoding bifunctional FO biosynthesis protein CofGH, translating to MTAQPTDREITRAVRRAVAGKSIDANEAAGLLSARGELLAELMAAAVRVRDAGLEADGRPGVVTYSKKVFIPLTRLCRDRCHYCTFATTPNRLPAPFLSPDEVLDIARKGAAMGCKEALFTLGDRPEDRWDDAKEWLEAAGYDSTLEYVRAMSIRVLEETGLLPHLNPGVMSWKEMSRLKPVAPSMGMMLETTSRRLFEEKGQAHYASPDKDPAIRIRVLEDAGRLNIPFTTGLLIGIGETLEDRVESIFELRRIARTYGSVQEVIIQNFVSKDDTAMRGTPDLQVEEYLAAIATTRILMGPSMRVQAPPNLVDLEDCRSLLDAGVDDFGGISPLTPDHVNPERPWPELTALTELCAEQGFTLTERLTAHPQFLSEPWLDPRLLPHVDALVGENGLANPAALAEGLPWQEPDGGWSPTGWLSQGRTELHTEVDTIGRTTDRRSDFEDVYGDWSVLRDGQASREGAALVGIGDGGFSNAMRAAERDPAGLSDADALVLMTAEGPRLDELARYADDLRKQAVGDEITYIVNRNINFTNVCYTGCRFCAFAQRRTDADAYTLSLDEIGNRATEAVALGATEVCMQGGIHPDLPGTAYFDIAAEVKRREPSLHVHAFSPMEVMNGVSRTGLSVRDFLIKAKESGVDSLPGTAAEILDDDVRWILTKGKLPTSEWIDVIRTAHEVGLPTTSTMMYGHVDHPGHWVNHLRTLANLQRETGGFTEFVPLPFVHQSSPIYLAGVARPGPSVRDNRAVHAMSRIMLHGLIDNIQCSWVKLGPETCTQVLQGGVNDLGGTLMEETISRMAGSTNGSRKSIEELEQMAALAGRPAVQRTTTYGRVAVVPVGA from the coding sequence ATGACCGCGCAGCCCACTGATCGCGAGATCACCCGCGCCGTACGGCGTGCTGTCGCGGGCAAGTCGATCGACGCGAACGAGGCGGCTGGGCTGCTCAGCGCTCGCGGAGAGTTGCTGGCCGAGCTGATGGCCGCCGCCGTACGCGTACGCGATGCCGGTCTCGAAGCCGATGGTCGACCTGGCGTCGTCACGTACAGCAAGAAGGTCTTCATCCCGCTGACGCGTCTGTGCCGCGATCGGTGCCACTACTGCACGTTCGCGACGACCCCCAACCGTCTGCCTGCGCCGTTCCTGTCGCCCGATGAGGTGCTCGACATCGCCCGCAAGGGCGCGGCAATGGGCTGCAAGGAAGCGTTGTTCACGCTCGGCGACCGTCCCGAGGATCGCTGGGATGATGCCAAGGAATGGCTCGAGGCAGCGGGATACGACAGCACGCTCGAATACGTACGCGCCATGTCGATCCGGGTGCTCGAGGAGACGGGATTGCTCCCCCACCTCAACCCCGGCGTCATGAGCTGGAAGGAGATGTCCCGGCTCAAGCCAGTCGCTCCTTCCATGGGCATGATGCTCGAGACGACGAGCCGCCGACTGTTCGAGGAAAAGGGCCAGGCGCACTACGCCAGCCCCGACAAGGACCCGGCCATTCGCATCCGCGTACTTGAAGACGCCGGCCGCCTCAACATCCCGTTCACGACCGGACTGCTGATCGGCATCGGCGAGACACTCGAGGATCGCGTCGAGAGCATCTTCGAGTTGCGCCGCATCGCCCGGACGTACGGCTCGGTCCAGGAAGTCATCATCCAGAACTTCGTCTCCAAGGACGACACGGCGATGCGCGGTACGCCGGACCTGCAGGTCGAGGAATACCTCGCTGCCATCGCGACGACCCGCATCCTGATGGGTCCGTCGATGCGCGTGCAGGCGCCGCCCAACCTGGTCGACCTCGAAGACTGCCGTTCGCTGCTGGACGCTGGAGTCGACGACTTCGGCGGCATCAGTCCGCTGACGCCGGATCACGTCAATCCGGAACGTCCCTGGCCCGAGCTGACTGCCCTGACCGAACTGTGTGCCGAGCAGGGCTTCACGCTGACTGAGCGGCTCACGGCTCACCCGCAGTTCCTGTCCGAGCCGTGGCTCGACCCTCGCCTCCTCCCGCACGTCGATGCGCTGGTCGGCGAGAACGGCCTGGCCAATCCGGCCGCGCTGGCCGAAGGGCTGCCGTGGCAGGAGCCCGATGGCGGCTGGTCCCCAACCGGCTGGCTGTCGCAGGGACGTACCGAGCTCCACACCGAGGTCGACACCATCGGCCGTACGACTGACCGACGCAGCGACTTCGAGGACGTCTACGGCGACTGGTCAGTACTTCGCGACGGACAAGCGAGCCGTGAAGGTGCCGCCTTGGTCGGCATCGGTGACGGCGGATTCAGCAACGCGATGCGTGCGGCCGAACGCGACCCCGCCGGGCTGTCGGATGCCGACGCTCTGGTGCTAATGACGGCCGAGGGGCCGCGGCTCGATGAGTTGGCCAGATATGCCGATGACCTGCGCAAACAGGCGGTGGGCGATGAGATCACCTACATCGTCAACCGCAACATCAACTTCACCAACGTTTGCTACACCGGCTGCCGCTTCTGCGCCTTCGCCCAACGCCGTACCGACGCCGACGCGTACACGCTCTCGCTCGACGAGATCGGCAATCGCGCGACAGAAGCCGTCGCGCTCGGGGCGACCGAGGTCTGCATGCAGGGCGGCATCCACCCCGACCTGCCGGGCACCGCGTACTTCGACATCGCTGCCGAAGTGAAGCGCCGCGAACCGAGCCTGCATGTCCACGCATTCAGCCCGATGGAGGTCATGAACGGTGTCAGCCGTACCGGCCTTTCCGTTCGCGACTTCCTGATCAAGGCCAAGGAGTCCGGCGTCGACTCGCTCCCCGGCACTGCTGCCGAGATCCTCGACGACGACGTCCGCTGGATTCTGACCAAGGGCAAGCTGCCGACGTCAGAGTGGATCGACGTGATCCGTACGGCTCACGAAGTAGGCCTGCCGACGACCTCGACGATGATGTACGGCCACGTCGACCATCCGGGTCATTGGGTCAACCACCTGCGCACTCTGGCCAACCTGCAGCGCGAGACGGGTGGTTTCACCGAGTTCGTGCCGCTGCCGTTCGTGCACCAGTCCTCGCCGATCTACCTCGCCGGCGTCGCCCGCCCGGGACCGTCAGTCCGGGACAACCGCGCAGTGCACGCGATGTCGCGCATCATGCTGCACGGACTGATCGACAACATCCAGTGCTCGTGGGTCAAGCTCGGCCCCGAGACGTGCACCCAGGTGCTGCAGGGCGGCGTCAACGACCTCGGCGGAACGCTGATGGAAGAGACCATCAGCCGGATGGCCGGCAGTACCAACGGATCGCGCAAGTCGATCGAAGAGCTCGAGCAGATGGCTGCGCTGGCTGGTCGCCCCGCAGTACAACGCACCACGACGTACGGCCGAGTCGCCGTGGTCCCGGTCGGAGCCTGA
- a CDS encoding NAD(P)-dependent oxidoreductase, with protein MKVFLTGASGVMGRSSIDALHQAGHTVIGLARTAESAAQISAAGAEPCRGDVYDGDALVAGMRGCDAVANLATKVPVGTAALRPGSLKEVERIRVVGSKVVAIAAREAGVERIVQQSLSFIYADNGDEWIDEHSPIDLTGATEPVVVAEHRMARFAEKGGTSVSLRFGLVTGDDRNTAWMFRRARAGKAIGMGAKTSWMHVIHPADVGSAVVHALSAPGGIYNVGAEPVQRGDYVDTIAQAAGQKQGHFLPKWVERLGSDKLEILTRSQRISSQLFSDRTGWHPTYPKLTPDWFDALARV; from the coding sequence GTGAAGGTCTTCCTCACGGGTGCAAGCGGAGTGATGGGCCGATCGTCCATCGACGCGTTGCACCAAGCGGGACACACTGTCATTGGTCTTGCCCGCACGGCAGAATCGGCTGCCCAGATCTCTGCTGCAGGCGCCGAGCCCTGTCGCGGCGACGTCTACGACGGCGATGCTCTCGTCGCCGGGATGCGTGGCTGCGATGCCGTGGCCAATCTCGCCACGAAGGTGCCGGTCGGCACCGCCGCGCTGCGGCCGGGCTCGCTCAAGGAAGTCGAACGCATTCGCGTCGTCGGCTCCAAGGTCGTCGCCATCGCAGCACGCGAGGCTGGCGTGGAGCGCATCGTCCAGCAAAGCCTCAGCTTCATCTACGCCGACAACGGCGATGAGTGGATCGACGAGCACAGCCCGATCGACCTCACCGGTGCCACCGAACCTGTTGTGGTCGCCGAGCACCGCATGGCCCGTTTCGCCGAGAAGGGCGGTACGTCCGTCAGCCTGCGCTTCGGACTCGTCACCGGCGATGACCGCAACACCGCCTGGATGTTCCGCCGAGCTCGTGCTGGCAAGGCGATCGGCATGGGCGCCAAGACTTCGTGGATGCACGTCATCCATCCGGCTGACGTTGGCTCAGCCGTCGTGCACGCGCTGTCCGCGCCTGGTGGCATCTACAACGTCGGCGCTGAGCCTGTTCAGCGTGGCGACTATGTCGACACCATTGCCCAGGCCGCAGGCCAGAAGCAGGGTCACTTCCTGCCGAAGTGGGTCGAGCGTCTCGGCTCCGACAAGCTCGAGATCCTCACCCGGTCCCAGCGCATCAGCTCGCAGCTGTTCAGCGACCGTACGGGCTGGCATCCGACCTACCCCAAGCTGACTCCGGACTGGTTCGATGCCCTCGCCCGAGTCTGA
- a CDS encoding hemolysin family protein — MTEWLLLALSLLLVLSCGVFGAAEYSLVTVDRATIERAAEAGDKRSKGTLAALRTLSTQLSGAQLGITITNLAIGFLAEPALGKILHDPLEELGLTGGALRGISYAVALTLSTIVTMLLGELVPKKLAIAIPQQVAARTQWFQRAFTRAMLWPIRGLNKVANGILRSVGVEPQEELRSARSPLELRSLVLRSAQQGAIDDETADLVARSIAFGDRTAADVRTPRVRVHFLEGKDSALDVIDAARQTGHSRFPVIGRSPDDILGIVHVKQAVSVEPDRRRNVRVSDLADPAATVPDSIELDPLLTLLREQGMQMAVVVDEYGGTDGVVTLEDLVEEIVGDIADEHDRLSARSRHRRDGTWSLSGLLRPDEVEEQTDIALPEGEDYETIAGLIHVELGRIAERGDEVVLHLERRGEDDDEPEQLKVTLRVDRMEGRRIDRVSLTAESEGEQS, encoded by the coding sequence TTGACTGAGTGGCTCCTACTGGCCCTGTCCTTGTTGCTCGTCCTGAGCTGCGGCGTGTTCGGTGCCGCCGAGTATTCGCTCGTCACAGTCGACCGGGCAACCATCGAACGTGCTGCCGAGGCCGGCGACAAGAGATCCAAGGGCACGCTCGCTGCGCTGCGCACGCTTTCGACCCAGCTCAGCGGTGCGCAGCTCGGCATCACGATCACCAACCTCGCGATCGGCTTCCTGGCTGAGCCAGCGCTGGGCAAGATCCTGCACGATCCGCTCGAGGAGCTGGGTCTGACGGGCGGCGCATTGCGCGGCATCTCATACGCCGTGGCTCTGACGCTCAGCACCATCGTCACGATGCTGTTGGGCGAGCTGGTGCCCAAGAAGTTGGCCATCGCCATTCCGCAACAGGTTGCTGCCCGTACGCAGTGGTTCCAGCGAGCCTTCACCCGAGCAATGCTCTGGCCGATCCGTGGGCTCAACAAGGTTGCCAACGGGATCCTGCGATCGGTGGGTGTCGAGCCGCAAGAGGAGCTCCGCTCGGCACGATCGCCACTGGAGCTGAGATCTCTCGTGCTCCGGTCGGCCCAGCAGGGTGCCATCGACGACGAGACCGCTGACCTGGTTGCCCGCAGCATCGCGTTCGGCGACCGGACCGCCGCAGATGTTCGTACGCCGCGAGTGCGCGTGCACTTCCTTGAGGGCAAGGACTCGGCGCTCGACGTCATCGATGCGGCCCGGCAGACCGGCCACTCACGGTTCCCAGTGATCGGTCGCAGCCCTGACGACATTCTCGGCATCGTGCACGTCAAGCAAGCCGTCAGCGTTGAACCTGATCGCCGCCGCAACGTACGCGTTTCGGATCTCGCCGACCCCGCGGCAACTGTCCCCGACAGCATTGAGCTCGACCCATTGCTGACGCTGCTGCGCGAGCAGGGCATGCAGATGGCGGTCGTCGTCGACGAGTACGGCGGCACCGACGGTGTTGTCACCCTCGAGGATCTGGTTGAGGAGATCGTCGGTGACATCGCCGACGAGCATGACCGTTTGTCAGCTCGCAGTCGCCACCGACGGGACGGCACCTGGTCGCTGTCCGGACTGCTGCGTCCCGACGAGGTCGAAGAGCAGACCGACATCGCTCTTCCCGAGGGCGAGGACTACGAGACCATCGCTGGTCTCATCCACGTTGAGCTCGGACGTATCGCCGAACGTGGCGATGAGGTCGTACTTCATCTCGAACGCCGCGGCGAGGACGACGACGAGCCCGAACAGCTCAAGGTCACCCTTCGGGTCGACCGTATGGAAGGTCGTCGCATCGACCGGGTGTCGCTGACCGCTGAGTCCGAGGGGGAGCAGTCATGA
- a CDS encoding TIGR03557 family F420-dependent LLM class oxidoreductase, translating to MAPVHVGYAAMSEQFHPTELVDLCAYAENGGFNGVMAADHFQPWVPAQGHAPYIWNVLTAAGERTRGDIGPGVICPSFKTHPAMVAQASATLAAMYPGRHWLGLGSGEALNEHIVGGYWPEAPERLSRMWEAITIIKKLFTGKDVKHKGEYFTLEKTRLWTLDDPPPIYVATAGPITAKRAGKEVDGIITPGATTEKVAGLLGKFADGAREADKDPDTMPKVLQLHLSWAPTYEEALENAMTEWPNGGMKFPKGDIRSPYDLQEMAKMVRPEDFEGRMLISEDPDAHRAEIQRFLDEGIDTVYLHNVGRNQREWIDVFGKDVLPNLHR from the coding sequence ATGGCACCGGTGCACGTCGGCTACGCAGCGATGAGCGAGCAGTTCCACCCCACCGAGCTCGTTGACCTGTGCGCCTACGCCGAAAACGGCGGCTTCAACGGCGTCATGGCTGCCGACCACTTCCAGCCGTGGGTCCCGGCTCAGGGCCATGCTCCCTACATCTGGAACGTGCTGACTGCGGCAGGCGAACGTACACGCGGCGATATCGGCCCCGGTGTCATCTGCCCCTCGTTCAAGACGCATCCCGCGATGGTCGCCCAGGCCTCGGCAACGCTGGCCGCGATGTACCCCGGCCGCCACTGGCTCGGGCTCGGTTCGGGCGAAGCGCTCAACGAACACATCGTGGGCGGCTACTGGCCCGAGGCGCCCGAACGGCTCAGCCGCATGTGGGAAGCCATCACGATCATCAAGAAGCTTTTCACCGGCAAGGACGTCAAGCACAAGGGCGAGTACTTCACGCTGGAGAAGACCCGCCTCTGGACCCTCGACGACCCGCCGCCGATCTACGTCGCAACCGCGGGTCCGATCACGGCCAAGCGAGCCGGCAAGGAAGTCGACGGCATCATCACCCCGGGCGCCACGACCGAGAAGGTCGCCGGACTCCTCGGCAAGTTCGCCGATGGTGCCCGCGAAGCCGACAAGGACCCGGACACCATGCCCAAGGTTCTTCAGCTGCACCTGTCGTGGGCGCCGACGTACGAAGAGGCGCTCGAGAACGCGATGACCGAGTGGCCCAACGGTGGAATGAAGTTCCCCAAGGGCGACATCCGTTCGCCGTACGACCTCCAGGAGATGGCCAAGATGGTCCGCCCCGAGGACTTCGAGGGCCGGATGCTGATCTCCGAAGACCCCGATGCGCACCGCGCCGAGATCCAGAGGTTCCTCGACGAAGGCATCGACACGGTCTACCTCCACAATGTCGGACGCAACCAGCGCGAATGGATCGACGTGTTCGGCAAGGACGTCTTGCCGAACCTGCACCGCTGA
- a CDS encoding universal stress protein, which translates to MNTEIKPVVVGIVDKQPSALAVAIRQASATESPLWVVHSVGVPAQSAEFYAGYEVIEDLRRSGQVVLDEARDYIVREAPGLTVDYILSTDEPVRAIDHSSTEARLIVLGSDDVPWYERLMRTKVSGHLALHARCPVIVVPEHAGSDTYSGDIVVTLAGDTAADGPMLFALEQASAHHASLHVLHAIEPGTAPDEADRERAKITEILAAWRVKFPDVTIFEVYGRETPEDAVLRATESASLVIVGRPHHPTPLSLSRPFASDILKRTHCPVAVVAESYQGA; encoded by the coding sequence ATGAACACCGAAATCAAGCCGGTTGTCGTCGGCATCGTCGACAAGCAGCCCAGCGCCCTGGCGGTCGCGATCCGTCAAGCGAGCGCGACCGAAAGCCCGCTGTGGGTTGTCCACTCCGTGGGTGTGCCGGCACAGTCGGCCGAGTTCTACGCTGGCTACGAAGTGATTGAGGACCTACGCCGGTCCGGGCAGGTCGTGCTGGACGAAGCGCGCGACTACATCGTGCGCGAAGCGCCCGGGCTGACTGTCGACTACATTTTGTCGACGGACGAACCCGTACGTGCGATCGACCATTCGTCGACTGAAGCACGGCTCATCGTCCTCGGCTCCGACGACGTCCCGTGGTACGAGCGACTGATGCGGACGAAGGTCTCCGGCCACCTCGCGTTGCATGCTCGTTGCCCCGTCATCGTGGTTCCCGAGCACGCAGGATCGGACACCTACTCGGGCGATATAGTCGTCACCCTCGCGGGTGACACCGCAGCCGATGGCCCGATGCTGTTCGCTCTTGAGCAGGCGAGCGCACACCACGCGTCGTTGCACGTTCTGCATGCGATCGAACCGGGAACGGCACCTGACGAGGCGGATCGGGAGCGGGCCAAGATCACGGAGATTCTCGCTGCCTGGCGAGTGAAGTTCCCGGACGTCACGATCTTCGAGGTGTACGGACGCGAGACTCCGGAGGACGCCGTCCTGCGGGCAACCGAAAGTGCTTCCCTCGTCATCGTGGGACGGCCCCACCATCCGACACCGTTGTCGCTTTCGCGGCCGTTCGCCTCGGACATCCTCAAGCGGACCCACTGCCCCGTTGCTGTCGTGGCCGAGTCGTACCAGGGGGCGTGA
- a CDS encoding HAD-IIA family hydrolase translates to MTKPIESWLTDMDGVLVHEEKAIPGAPEFIERLKKSGRKFLVLTNNSIFTPRDLCARLRLAGIDVPESAIWTSALATAKFLSEQRPEGTAYVIGEAGMTTALHNVGYVMTSQDPEYVVLGETRTYSFEAITRAIQLIENGARFIATNPDATGPSPQGSLPATGSVAALITKATGVDPYFVGKPNPLMMRSALNQIEAHSETTVMIGDRMDTDVLSGLEAGLRTILVLTGSTAAGAVDRFPFRPTHVFDSIADVTPLIEG, encoded by the coding sequence ATGACGAAGCCCATCGAGTCTTGGCTCACAGACATGGACGGTGTGCTCGTCCATGAGGAGAAGGCGATCCCCGGCGCGCCCGAGTTCATCGAGCGGCTGAAGAAGAGCGGACGCAAGTTCCTCGTACTGACCAACAACTCGATCTTCACCCCGCGCGACCTGTGCGCCCGGCTGCGACTGGCTGGCATCGACGTACCCGAATCGGCAATCTGGACCTCAGCGCTGGCGACCGCAAAGTTCCTCAGCGAGCAGCGTCCCGAAGGCACCGCATACGTGATCGGTGAGGCCGGAATGACGACCGCCCTTCACAACGTTGGCTACGTCATGACGAGCCAGGATCCCGAGTACGTCGTGCTCGGCGAAACGCGCACGTACTCGTTCGAGGCGATCACTCGCGCGATCCAGCTCATCGAGAACGGTGCGCGCTTCATCGCGACCAACCCCGACGCGACGGGCCCCTCACCGCAGGGATCGCTGCCAGCGACCGGATCCGTCGCAGCTCTCATCACGAAGGCGACCGGCGTCGATCCGTACTTCGTCGGCAAGCCCAACCCCTTGATGATGCGCAGCGCACTCAACCAGATCGAAGCGCACTCCGAGACCACCGTGATGATCGGCGACCGGATGGACACTGACGTGCTCTCCGGACTCGAGGCTGGACTGCGAACGATCCTCGTACTCACTGGCTCGACGGCAGCTGGAGCGGTCGACCGCTTCCCGTTCAGGCCGACTCATGTCTTCGACTCGATTGCCGATGTCACGCCGCTCATCGAAGGCTGA
- a CDS encoding SAF domain-containing protein has translation MDSIRRFVFLHHRLLAAICTGLAVLAGLSAVRQSPGGVSVVVARYDLASGHIVEKSDVRVATLTNAPDHALTSSRAIGRRVAGPMRAGEPFTDYRVLRPDALDGYGEGAVLTSISIPDADGLTGLQVGDRIDVVAVDPNGESKAEVVARDVEVVTIPSGEESDALALGIVTTEKVALDLASAGLESRFTVMQSS, from the coding sequence ATGGACTCCATCCGTCGCTTCGTCTTCCTGCACCACCGTCTGCTCGCTGCGATCTGCACCGGCCTCGCCGTACTCGCCGGGCTGAGCGCCGTACGACAGTCACCTGGAGGCGTCAGTGTCGTCGTTGCGCGTTATGACCTCGCCAGCGGTCACATTGTCGAGAAGTCAGACGTACGCGTTGCCACGCTCACGAACGCACCCGACCACGCGCTGACCAGCTCACGGGCTATCGGTCGACGCGTCGCTGGGCCCATGCGTGCGGGTGAGCCGTTCACGGACTACCGCGTGCTCAGGCCAGACGCACTCGATGGATACGGCGAGGGCGCCGTGCTCACCAGCATTTCGATCCCGGACGCCGATGGATTGACCGGGCTCCAAGTCGGCGACCGCATCGACGTCGTCGCCGTCGATCCGAATGGTGAGTCCAAGGCCGAAGTGGTGGCCCGAGACGTCGAGGTAGTGACGATTCCGTCGGGTGAGGAGAGCGATGCCCTGGCGCTCGGAATTGTCACGACCGAGAAGGTTGCACTCGACCTGGCGTCGGCGGGACTCGAGTCACGGTTCACGGTGATGCAGTCCTCATGA
- a CDS encoding FmdB family zinc ribbon protein, with translation MPRYQYQCTDCGEPLEIQQSFTDDALTECPACGGRLRKVFNAVGVVFKGSGFYVNDSKSKSSTTSTASTSSDKPAAKSSSDSSTTTTKAAPAKKSGSDSAA, from the coding sequence GTGCCCAGGTACCAATATCAGTGCACCGATTGCGGTGAGCCGCTGGAAATCCAGCAGAGCTTCACCGACGATGCGCTGACCGAATGCCCCGCGTGCGGCGGTCGCCTGCGCAAGGTCTTCAACGCCGTCGGTGTTGTGTTCAAGGGCTCGGGCTTCTACGTCAACGACAGCAAGTCGAAGTCAAGCACCACTTCGACCGCATCGACGTCCTCTGACAAGCCCGCCGCGAAGTCCTCCAGCGACTCGTCGACGACCACCACAAAGGCCGCTCCCGCCAAGAAGTCTGGCTCCGACTCAGCCGCCTGA
- the mscL gene encoding large conductance mechanosensitive channel protein MscL, producing MIQGFKDFVFRGNIVDLAIAVVIGTAFAALVKAFTESFVSPLIALIGGGGPVGMSLEVDGQYFTFGAFITAIITFVLTAAVVYFAIMVPLKALQERRASGEEPEPEVVPEDIALLREIRDALKSR from the coding sequence ATGATTCAAGGCTTCAAGGATTTCGTGTTCCGCGGCAACATCGTCGACCTCGCGATCGCCGTCGTCATAGGCACGGCGTTCGCTGCACTGGTGAAGGCATTCACCGAGTCGTTCGTCAGCCCCCTGATCGCGCTCATCGGCGGCGGCGGTCCCGTCGGCATGTCGCTTGAGGTGGACGGACAGTACTTCACGTTCGGTGCGTTCATCACCGCGATCATCACGTTCGTGCTGACTGCCGCGGTCGTCTACTTCGCCATCATGGTGCCGCTCAAGGCCCTGCAGGAGCGTCGCGCTTCGGGCGAAGAGCCCGAGCCGGAGGTCGTACCCGAAGACATCGCACTGCTGCGCGAGATCCGGGATGCGCTCAAGTCTCGCTAG